A genomic region of Catalinimonas niigatensis contains the following coding sequences:
- a CDS encoding efflux RND transporter periplasmic adaptor subunit, protein MNVKKLAVFAVAVLILGGGFFAMKQFSEMKELPPERPKVVSANYVKVNPVDYREVDTEVVAYGRITSSQTLNVIAEVGGRVLPGSVPLKPGTNFRRGQVLCRIYGEEARLTLQARKSEFLNLIASSLPDLKIDFADNYAEWLAYFENIEIDQPLNELPEIKSNKVKTFLATKNILRDFYTIKSMEENMRKYTIYAPYDGSITTVNLEVGTIVNAGTNIANIIRTDELELEIPVEIHEVKWIQEGSPVEVTLEDGSMNWKGEVIRIADYVDPNTQSINVYVSVSTAPNSGLYDGMYLRTVIPGNRLESAMEVPRRVLMNENEVFVVDGGVLKTKKVNIEKISRDQVLISPLEAGGLNQGDSLVIEAPANAIENMKVTSFENQSQGQGENIPRTTQSDTAKPKQTPNAS, encoded by the coding sequence ATGAATGTTAAAAAATTAGCAGTATTTGCTGTAGCAGTGCTTATTTTGGGCGGAGGTTTTTTTGCCATGAAGCAATTTTCAGAGATGAAAGAACTTCCTCCTGAAAGGCCTAAAGTTGTATCCGCCAACTATGTAAAAGTGAACCCGGTAGATTATCGCGAGGTAGATACTGAGGTAGTTGCATACGGTCGGATCACCTCTTCCCAGACGCTCAATGTGATTGCAGAAGTAGGAGGCAGGGTGCTTCCCGGCTCAGTCCCACTCAAGCCGGGAACCAACTTCAGGCGGGGTCAGGTGCTTTGTCGCATTTACGGAGAGGAAGCCAGACTTACTTTGCAGGCCCGTAAGAGTGAGTTTCTCAACCTGATTGCTTCCAGCCTACCTGACCTTAAAATTGACTTCGCTGACAACTATGCGGAATGGCTGGCCTACTTTGAGAATATAGAAATAGATCAACCTCTAAATGAACTGCCGGAGATCAAAAGTAATAAGGTAAAGACCTTTCTGGCTACCAAAAACATTCTGCGGGACTTCTATACCATCAAAAGTATGGAAGAGAATATGCGCAAGTACACTATATATGCCCCTTATGACGGGAGTATCACGACAGTGAATCTGGAGGTAGGTACAATCGTGAATGCCGGTACCAATATCGCCAATATCATCCGTACCGATGAGTTGGAGCTGGAAATTCCGGTAGAGATCCATGAGGTCAAGTGGATACAGGAAGGCAGTCCGGTGGAAGTCACCTTAGAAGATGGTAGTATGAACTGGAAAGGGGAAGTTATCCGTATTGCTGACTACGTTGATCCCAATACCCAATCTATCAATGTATATGTGAGTGTAAGTACAGCGCCAAACAGCGGCTTATATGATGGGATGTATCTAAGAACCGTCATTCCTGGCAATCGTCTGGAAAGTGCAATGGAAGTGCCTCGTCGGGTACTCATGAATGAAAATGAAGTATTTGTGGTAGACGGAGGTGTACTCAAAACCAAAAAAGTGAATATAGAGAAAATCTCTCGCGACCAGGTACTGATCAGTCCTCTGGAAGCTGGCGGGCTAAATCAGGGCGATAGCCTGGTGATAGAAGCCCCGGCGAATGCTATAGAAAATATGAAAGTGACCTCTTTTGAGAATCAATCGCAGGGCCAGGGCGAAAATATTCCCCGAACTACCCAGAGTGATACTGCGAAACCTAAACAAACTCCTAACGCATCATGA
- a CDS encoding TolC family protein, with amino-acid sequence MKIQNKLLIALGIFLVSAIRSYAQEPLSLSDAIQLGLANNFDIQIEALNVEIAKNNNTWGAAGRWPTISFSMSQNNNFRDVQNAANPFQPTGLSISNSLGPGVSVSWILFDGFRVQINRERLQKLQELSMGNAQLVVENTVQAIITQYYFVKLEQERLDVLEKVFTLSKDRYAYIKLKGELGSAVTFDVLQEQNAFLTDSSNFVTQEVNYLNARRTLNLFMGQPINTAYTLTDSLEIDPTEYDLEVMYDKMVTSNTNLMNQYLNLELARTETRLAKTELYPRLSLNANGSYDLSRQDLSQAQFPDFGDAGGNTRELVTNQTTSNYALGFTINYLLFDGGRVKRNIQNAYTTERISQLQIDQLKLSLRNDLISTFDLYNVRQKLLSISQENIRSSELNLELAEERYKNGTINSFDYRQIQINYLNTALDNAQAKYNMLDSETELLRLTGGILNEYENLN; translated from the coding sequence GTGAAGATACAAAATAAGCTATTAATCGCGCTGGGGATATTCTTGGTATCAGCGATTAGAAGTTATGCACAGGAGCCGCTTTCATTATCAGATGCCATCCAACTGGGACTGGCGAATAATTTTGACATACAGATAGAAGCCCTGAACGTAGAAATTGCCAAAAATAACAATACCTGGGGAGCGGCAGGGCGATGGCCTACGATAAGTTTTAGCATGTCTCAGAACAACAATTTCAGAGATGTACAGAATGCTGCTAACCCCTTTCAGCCTACTGGCCTTTCTATTTCTAACAGCCTTGGGCCCGGGGTAAGTGTGAGTTGGATACTTTTTGATGGATTTCGGGTACAGATCAACAGAGAACGTCTGCAAAAACTACAGGAGCTGAGCATGGGTAATGCACAACTGGTTGTAGAAAACACAGTGCAGGCGATCATTACGCAATACTACTTTGTAAAACTGGAGCAGGAAAGACTGGATGTGCTGGAGAAGGTATTTACGCTTTCCAAAGACCGCTATGCCTACATCAAACTAAAAGGAGAGCTGGGTAGTGCGGTTACTTTTGATGTTTTGCAGGAGCAAAATGCCTTTCTAACGGACTCTTCTAATTTTGTGACGCAGGAAGTTAACTATCTCAACGCACGTCGTACCCTGAACCTTTTTATGGGGCAACCCATCAATACAGCCTATACGCTTACTGACAGCCTGGAAATTGACCCTACTGAGTATGACCTGGAGGTGATGTATGACAAAATGGTGACGAGTAATACCAATTTGATGAATCAGTATCTGAATCTGGAACTGGCAAGAACTGAAACCCGCCTCGCCAAAACAGAGCTCTATCCGCGTCTGTCTCTGAATGCCAACGGATCGTATGATCTAAGTCGACAGGATCTCTCCCAGGCACAGTTTCCGGATTTTGGCGACGCAGGAGGTAACACCCGTGAGTTGGTCACGAACCAGACTACGTCTAATTATGCGCTGGGATTTACTATCAACTACCTTTTGTTTGACGGCGGTAGGGTAAAACGTAATATACAAAATGCCTATACCACTGAGCGGATCAGCCAATTACAGATTGACCAGCTTAAACTTAGCCTGCGCAATGACCTGATATCTACTTTTGACCTGTACAATGTACGGCAAAAGTTGCTGTCTATCTCACAGGAAAACATTCGCAGCTCTGAGCTTAACCTGGAACTGGCAGAAGAAAGATATAAAAACGGAACGATTAACTCTTTTGATTACCGTCAGATTCAGATTAATTATCTTAATACGGCGCTAGATAATGCACAGGCAAAGTACAATATGCTTGATTCAGAAACGGAGTTGCTTAGACTTACCGGAGGTATCCTGAATGAATATGAAAATTTGAATTAG
- a CDS encoding 3'-5' exonuclease: MRDYLIFVDTETSGIPKNWKAPYSDDTQWPHVVQLAWVIYDQEGKLLKEENYYINDNDFKISKASQEVHGISQEYLLEHGHSRLGVMKHLQKDLEHFQPLLIAHYVKLDFHMLSAEFYRTQLENPLSALPAFCTMKATEDYIRYPNRKYLSLGELYKRLFQEPLPQPHNALTDAQATAACFFAMKDKGDINRQVIERQQKQHAEDHLEDSSKSKSYLYIILTLAVLFFLLLIFFGYE, translated from the coding sequence GTGAGAGATTATTTGATTTTTGTTGATACAGAGACTTCTGGTATACCCAAAAACTGGAAGGCTCCCTATTCCGATGATACCCAATGGCCTCATGTGGTACAACTGGCATGGGTGATTTATGATCAGGAAGGGAAGTTGCTCAAAGAAGAAAACTACTACATCAACGACAATGACTTTAAGATCAGCAAGGCTTCGCAGGAAGTGCATGGGATTAGTCAGGAGTATTTGCTGGAGCATGGGCATAGCCGACTTGGAGTGATGAAGCATTTACAAAAGGATTTGGAACATTTTCAGCCGCTGCTCATTGCCCATTATGTGAAACTGGATTTTCATATGCTAAGCGCGGAGTTTTACAGAACACAATTGGAGAATCCGCTGTCAGCACTACCTGCTTTTTGTACGATGAAAGCAACTGAAGACTATATCCGCTATCCGAACAGAAAATATCTAAGTTTGGGAGAATTGTACAAAAGGCTTTTTCAGGAGCCTCTTCCGCAGCCGCACAATGCGCTGACCGATGCACAGGCTACGGCCGCCTGCTTTTTCGCCATGAAGGACAAGGGAGATATTAATAGGCAAGTCATTGAAAGACAACAGAAGCAGCATGCTGAAGATCATTTGGAAGACTCATCAAAAAGCAAAAGCTATCTTTACATCATCTTAACCTTAGCGGTATTGTTTTTCCTGCTACTAATTTTTTTCGGCTATGAGTGA
- a CDS encoding efflux RND transporter permease subunit, with product MRQIIEFFVRFPIWANAILAIIIIFGTLGFLSINMSFFPETEPRNVSVRVTYPGASPEEMEEGITIKVEEALKGVIGIEEVTSTSSENSASIRIRTMDDYDIDEILTEVKNAVDGINSYPVGAEKPVVIKDRSFGSTRVAFLTLRGSDNSNVDLKKLKEEAELIEDDILNSGVVSQVSLFGYPDLEISVEVSEDDLSRYGLTFSQVANAIRFNNRDISGGAIKTLEEEIRIRANSKENAPNEIGRIILRANPDGSNLLLRDIANLKLQFADTPNRSYSNGQRAVSINVEKLPEEDLQKISNFIGEYIEEYNAESDNFELFASFDFNDLLQQRVSLLMSNGLVGLLLVLVALGLFLSLRLSLWVALGIPISFLGMFIVGSMAGITINMLSLFGMILVVGILVDDGIVIAENIYTHAERGKNPIRAAVDGTVEMLPSVFTSVVTTIIAFIPLMLLDNEGFTTEMAIVVIGCLAFSLVEAFFVLPSHLATGKALMKKEGKPKKDKIRGALDKGIKYLRDNIYGRALHTLIRYKWISFTIPIAIFMMVLGMFQGGIIKFTFFPSIPFDNFNVSLVLKPGTRETITEDYLRRFENTIWEVNEEIKEERGSDLSLIKTLDRNVGSDGGRGDAERGGHTGHVQVNLIDMEEIEDISSFEIADRIRKKIGAVPEAQKFSVGGQNRFGNPFDLALLGSNLENLMAAKEEVKAQIGAISSLKDIQDNTASGQRELQLTLRPKAYFLGFSQQDITNQIRQAFFGEEAQRLIIGTDEVRVWVRYPEEDRLTISQMESMKIKDINGNEYPLNELADYAIERGVININHFNGKREVRILADLVDPYEAVPPIIEKVEEEILPPILAKYPGVTYSFEGQQRRSARTADSFAKIFPVALIMMILTITLSFRSLYQAGLILLLIPLGLVCAALGHFIHAQPVSILSIYGMIALSGVIINDAVVMLDKYNRNLMEGMAVEMAAHDAGISRFRAILLTSITTVAGLFPLILEKSFQAQFLIPMAISVAYGVMFGTLLILLFFPVFILAFNDVKLGVNRGLARLGKWMNPEEPLYIPTAEDVEPAIKEKRRLQSL from the coding sequence ATGAGGCAAATCATTGAGTTTTTTGTCCGCTTTCCCATTTGGGCCAACGCTATTTTGGCAATTATTATCATATTTGGTACGCTGGGATTTTTGAGTATCAATATGTCTTTCTTCCCTGAGACAGAGCCACGTAACGTTTCCGTAAGGGTTACCTATCCCGGTGCTTCGCCGGAAGAAATGGAAGAAGGAATTACCATCAAGGTAGAAGAAGCTCTGAAAGGGGTGATCGGCATTGAAGAGGTTACTTCTACTTCCTCCGAAAACTCTGCTTCCATCAGAATCAGAACGATGGATGATTATGATATTGATGAAATTCTGACTGAAGTTAAAAACGCAGTGGATGGAATAAACTCCTACCCAGTGGGTGCGGAAAAGCCAGTAGTAATCAAAGATCGTTCTTTTGGTAGCACCAGAGTAGCTTTTCTTACACTCAGAGGCAGTGATAACAGTAATGTAGATCTGAAGAAGCTGAAAGAAGAAGCCGAGTTGATAGAAGATGATATCCTGAATTCAGGAGTTGTATCCCAGGTTTCTCTGTTTGGATACCCTGATCTGGAAATTTCTGTGGAAGTTTCCGAAGATGATCTTTCCCGTTACGGGCTTACCTTCAGCCAGGTAGCCAATGCTATCCGCTTCAACAACCGGGATATCTCAGGTGGAGCGATCAAAACCCTGGAAGAAGAGATCAGAATCCGGGCTAACTCCAAAGAAAACGCTCCCAATGAAATAGGAAGAATCATCCTGAGGGCTAATCCGGACGGTAGTAATCTGCTCCTACGTGATATCGCAAACCTCAAGTTGCAATTTGCCGATACACCTAACCGCTCCTACTCTAACGGACAGCGGGCGGTATCAATTAATGTTGAGAAGCTTCCTGAAGAAGACCTGCAAAAGATTTCCAACTTTATAGGAGAGTATATTGAAGAATACAATGCTGAAAGTGACAATTTTGAGCTGTTTGCCAGTTTTGACTTCAATGATCTGCTGCAGCAGCGGGTAAGTCTGCTGATGAGTAACGGGCTGGTAGGGCTGCTTCTGGTACTGGTAGCCCTGGGACTTTTCCTGAGTTTACGCCTTTCTTTATGGGTAGCTTTAGGTATTCCCATTTCCTTTTTAGGGATGTTTATCGTAGGGAGCATGGCAGGCATCACGATCAATATGCTTTCATTATTCGGAATGATCCTCGTAGTAGGAATTCTGGTAGATGATGGTATTGTCATCGCTGAAAATATCTATACCCATGCGGAGCGTGGTAAAAATCCCATCCGTGCGGCAGTAGACGGTACGGTAGAAATGCTGCCTTCTGTATTCACTTCCGTAGTTACGACGATCATTGCATTTATTCCTCTGATGCTGCTGGACAATGAAGGTTTTACCACCGAAATGGCAATTGTGGTTATTGGCTGTCTGGCGTTTTCATTGGTAGAAGCTTTTTTCGTGCTTCCTTCACACCTCGCTACTGGCAAGGCACTGATGAAAAAAGAAGGAAAACCCAAGAAAGATAAGATCAGAGGAGCACTGGACAAAGGTATAAAATACCTTCGTGATAATATTTATGGAAGAGCTTTACATACATTGATCCGTTATAAGTGGATATCGTTTACTATTCCTATCGCTATTTTCATGATGGTACTGGGCATGTTTCAGGGAGGCATTATCAAATTTACCTTCTTCCCATCCATTCCATTTGACAATTTCAATGTTTCGCTGGTACTCAAGCCCGGTACAAGAGAAACTATCACCGAAGATTACCTCAGAAGGTTTGAAAATACGATCTGGGAGGTGAATGAAGAGATCAAAGAAGAAAGAGGAAGCGACCTCTCACTGATCAAAACGCTGGATCGTAATGTAGGGAGTGATGGAGGCAGAGGCGATGCCGAAAGAGGCGGACATACCGGTCATGTACAAGTCAATCTCATAGATATGGAAGAGATTGAAGATATCTCCAGTTTTGAAATTGCTGACCGCATTCGCAAAAAAATTGGAGCAGTACCTGAAGCGCAGAAGTTCTCGGTAGGAGGGCAGAACCGCTTTGGTAACCCTTTTGATCTGGCACTTTTAGGAAGTAACTTGGAAAATCTGATGGCGGCCAAAGAAGAAGTTAAAGCACAAATAGGAGCAATTTCTTCTCTTAAGGATATACAGGATAATACCGCATCCGGACAAAGAGAGCTACAACTCACGCTCAGACCCAAGGCCTACTTCTTAGGATTTTCTCAGCAGGATATTACCAATCAGATTCGTCAGGCCTTCTTCGGTGAAGAAGCACAACGGCTAATCATTGGTACCGATGAAGTAAGAGTTTGGGTGCGTTATCCTGAAGAAGACCGTCTGACCATCTCACAGATGGAATCTATGAAAATCAAAGATATCAATGGTAATGAATATCCGTTGAACGAATTGGCAGATTATGCCATTGAGCGGGGAGTCATCAATATCAACCACTTTAATGGTAAGCGGGAAGTACGCATTCTGGCTGACCTGGTTGATCCTTATGAGGCTGTTCCTCCTATTATTGAAAAAGTAGAAGAAGAAATTCTGCCACCCATTTTGGCAAAATATCCTGGTGTAACCTACTCTTTTGAAGGCCAGCAGCGCAGATCTGCACGTACCGCAGATTCGTTTGCCAAAATTTTTCCGGTGGCATTGATTATGATGATCCTGACCATTACACTCTCATTCCGATCTCTGTATCAGGCAGGCTTAATCCTGCTGTTGATTCCATTGGGTTTAGTTTGTGCTGCTTTAGGACATTTCATCCATGCCCAACCGGTTTCTATCTTGAGTATATATGGAATGATCGCCTTGTCGGGGGTTATTATCAATGATGCAGTAGTCATGCTGGACAAGTACAATCGTAACCTGATGGAAGGCATGGCAGTAGAAATGGCAGCACATGATGCAGGTATATCGCGTTTTCGGGCGATTTTACTTACCTCCATTACCACGGTAGCAGGTCTTTTTCCACTGATCCTGGAAAAAAGCTTTCAGGCACAGTTTCTCATTCCTATGGCCATATCCGTAGCCTATGGCGTAATGTTCGGAACACTGCTGATCCTGCTTTTCTTCCCGGTATTCATCCTGGCTTTCAACGATGTTAAATTGGGCGTAAACCGCGGACTGGCAAGGTTAGGCAAATGGATGAACCCTGAAGAACCGCTGTATATTCCCACTGCCGAAGATGTGGAGCCAGCCATCAAAGAGAAAAGAAGGCTGCAAAGCTTATAA
- a CDS encoding DUF294 nucleotidyltransferase-like domain-containing protein: MSDILSFLKTVKPFDLLPEEVLTGIVDLLQEVYHTKETVIYHQEKTKMKGIDIIVEGEYEAFFYDSGQNKRLVEQYTKGFCYGGISVLLNKKKSIRTVIAKKGTLVYFLHRNDFKALCRAYDAFFHHFTAEFGRRMLNDEYAHFVKQTHTFEENYIASDQMYSRKIESVSPREIIACNSQTPIYQVARLMGEQKTSCLFVKNEQQQIIGYVTDISLRDNVIAQQRDGQLPVIQVMDNPIVSIDDQKYVYEAILLMFSAKIRYLLIERNGEFTGFLSRNRLLSEQAQSPFVFIQSVKLAITVEELEEKWRKVPEIVYQLLSRGVKAEIVNQVITTVSDAILVKVIEGVIGEIGEPPAKFVFMALGSEGRKEQTLKTDQDNAIIYEDKANEHREEVRKYFLEFAEIVSARLDQIGFSFCTGGFMAKNPKWTHSLSHWKRNYTEWISEAIPETVINISTFFDCRFLYGEGAIMDELKTFLDQELQKPLERFFYHIGKNALQYEPPLTFFKNIKTYQEGEREVFNIKKTMTPIVDLVRVFALKHRIYKTNTGERIEALREKKVFTEKEYHELIQSYYYLMGMRLKKQAVQIINDRTEPDNLMDVKSLTKIEMVTLREIFRTIENFQLKIKISFTNSLFG; the protein is encoded by the coding sequence ATGAGTGATATCCTCTCTTTTCTTAAAACTGTCAAACCCTTTGACCTGCTGCCCGAGGAAGTGCTGACAGGGATTGTAGATTTGTTGCAGGAAGTGTACCATACAAAAGAAACAGTAATCTATCACCAGGAAAAAACGAAAATGAAAGGGATAGATATCATTGTAGAAGGAGAATACGAAGCATTCTTCTACGATAGCGGACAAAACAAAAGGCTGGTGGAGCAATATACAAAAGGCTTCTGCTACGGAGGTATCTCTGTTTTGCTGAATAAGAAAAAATCCATTCGCACCGTCATTGCCAAGAAGGGCACGCTGGTTTATTTCCTGCATCGCAATGACTTCAAGGCCTTATGCCGGGCTTACGATGCGTTTTTTCATCATTTTACTGCCGAATTTGGCAGGCGTATGCTCAATGATGAATATGCCCACTTTGTCAAACAGACACATACTTTTGAAGAAAACTACATTGCTTCCGATCAGATGTACTCCCGTAAAATTGAATCGGTCAGCCCAAGAGAAATCATTGCCTGCAACAGCCAGACGCCTATTTATCAGGTAGCCCGGCTTATGGGGGAACAAAAGACGAGCTGTCTCTTTGTAAAGAATGAACAACAGCAAATCATCGGATATGTGACAGATATTTCACTTAGGGATAATGTGATTGCACAGCAAAGAGATGGGCAACTGCCTGTCATCCAGGTAATGGACAACCCTATCGTATCCATTGATGATCAGAAATATGTTTATGAGGCCATCCTACTCATGTTCAGTGCCAAAATCCGCTACCTGCTGATAGAGCGGAATGGAGAATTTACAGGTTTCCTGAGCCGCAACAGATTACTCAGTGAGCAGGCGCAATCGCCCTTTGTATTTATACAATCCGTAAAGTTGGCGATTACCGTGGAAGAGCTGGAGGAGAAATGGCGTAAAGTTCCGGAAATCGTATATCAACTACTAAGCCGTGGGGTGAAGGCTGAAATTGTCAATCAGGTAATTACAACAGTCTCCGATGCAATTCTGGTCAAAGTGATAGAAGGGGTGATTGGTGAAATTGGTGAGCCACCTGCCAAATTTGTATTTATGGCCCTGGGTAGTGAAGGCCGTAAGGAACAAACCCTGAAAACCGATCAGGACAATGCCATTATTTATGAAGACAAAGCCAACGAACATCGGGAAGAGGTGAGGAAGTACTTCCTTGAATTTGCCGAGATAGTCTCTGCCCGGCTGGATCAAATAGGCTTTAGCTTTTGCACCGGAGGCTTTATGGCCAAAAACCCTAAGTGGACGCACTCGCTTTCGCATTGGAAAAGGAATTACACCGAATGGATTTCCGAAGCCATTCCAGAGACAGTGATCAATATCTCTACTTTTTTTGACTGCCGCTTTTTGTACGGTGAAGGGGCCATCATGGATGAGCTCAAGACTTTTCTGGATCAGGAACTGCAAAAACCGCTGGAAAGATTCTTCTACCACATCGGTAAAAATGCACTGCAATATGAGCCTCCGCTGACTTTCTTTAAAAATATCAAAACTTATCAGGAAGGAGAGCGGGAAGTGTTCAACATCAAAAAAACGATGACGCCCATTGTGGATCTGGTGAGGGTGTTTGCCTTAAAACACCGAATTTATAAGACCAATACCGGCGAACGTATAGAGGCTTTGCGGGAGAAGAAGGTGTTTACAGAAAAGGAATACCACGAACTAATACAATCTTACTACTACCTGATGGGTATGCGCCTGAAAAAGCAGGCGGTCCAGATCATCAATGACAGAACAGAGCCTGACAATTTGATGGATGTAAAGAGCCTGACCAAGATTGAAATGGTGACACTAAGAGAGATTTTCAGGACCATAGAAAACTTTCAACTGAAGATCAAAATCTCATTTACCAACTCATTGTTTGGTTAA
- a CDS encoding M28 family peptidase: protein MLTLRKSFLSIGSLFFTLITYGQVEEITSALQKSEIEAHIRFLASDELKGRDTGSPELDIAARYIAAQLDSYGIQAVEGADEYFQYVHLLQQKPAKEASLVYGNQSLSLLEDLLVLQGKDGNLMGEVVYVNYGTEEDFEGKDIEGKIVVARSGLPGENSGTGFLGAGQEKLQRVRQKGGTALIELYRSTQIPWNLLVRYLNSEQLTLGSEDTAARAVPYLLLNDPENTHVQALETSNSEIEISISGKEDKPILSRNVIGVIEGTDANLKDEYLLISAHYDHVGMEEGTNLPDSIYNGARDNAVGVTALISAAQYFGQHPPKRSVLFLAVTAEEKGLLGSQWYAEHPLIPTNQVIFNLNTDGAGYNDTTVVTVIGLGRTSADEAFQQATQAVGLEAIADPVPEQNLFDRSDNVNFARQGVPAVTFAPGLTAFDAEIMKYYHQLADEAGSLNFDYVEKLTEAFVIAADKIANAEQKPFWKEGDKYESAGKELYGR from the coding sequence ATGCTCACACTACGCAAAAGTTTCCTTAGTATTGGTTCGCTCTTCTTTACTCTCATTACCTACGGACAAGTGGAAGAGATCACTTCCGCCCTACAAAAAAGTGAAATTGAAGCACATATCCGTTTTCTGGCCTCAGATGAGCTAAAAGGGAGGGATACGGGCTCTCCTGAGCTGGATATTGCCGCACGCTACATTGCCGCTCAACTGGATAGTTACGGCATACAAGCGGTTGAGGGAGCGGATGAATATTTCCAGTATGTACACTTACTTCAACAAAAACCTGCCAAGGAGGCAAGTCTGGTATATGGCAATCAATCTTTGTCTCTTTTGGAAGATCTGCTGGTTTTACAAGGCAAAGATGGGAACCTGATGGGAGAAGTGGTATATGTAAATTATGGCACCGAAGAAGATTTTGAAGGCAAAGATATAGAAGGGAAAATTGTAGTAGCAAGATCAGGCTTGCCTGGAGAAAACTCCGGAACAGGCTTTCTGGGCGCTGGTCAGGAGAAGCTACAAAGAGTAAGGCAAAAAGGAGGCACCGCCCTGATAGAACTTTACAGGTCCACGCAGATCCCCTGGAATTTGTTGGTTCGCTATCTGAACAGCGAGCAACTTACCCTGGGAAGTGAGGATACAGCCGCGCGTGCTGTCCCTTACCTTTTGCTCAATGATCCTGAGAATACCCATGTGCAGGCTTTAGAAACTTCAAATTCTGAAATAGAGATTTCCATATCCGGCAAAGAAGATAAACCCATCCTTTCCCGTAATGTAATCGGAGTGATAGAAGGCACTGATGCTAACCTAAAAGATGAGTATCTCCTTATCTCCGCCCATTACGATCATGTAGGCATGGAGGAAGGAACCAATCTACCGGATTCTATCTACAATGGGGCAAGGGATAATGCCGTAGGAGTGACTGCCCTGATCAGTGCTGCGCAGTATTTTGGACAGCATCCGCCCAAACGTTCAGTGCTCTTTCTGGCAGTTACTGCCGAAGAAAAAGGTTTGCTGGGCAGTCAGTGGTATGCCGAGCATCCCCTCATTCCTACCAATCAGGTGATTTTTAATCTGAATACAGACGGAGCAGGCTACAATGATACTACTGTGGTGACAGTCATTGGCCTGGGAAGAACCTCTGCCGATGAAGCTTTCCAGCAGGCGACACAGGCAGTAGGTCTGGAAGCCATCGCTGATCCGGTACCTGAACAAAACCTTTTTGACCGTTCGGACAATGTTAATTTTGCCAGGCAAGGCGTGCCAGCAGTTACTTTTGCTCCCGGTCTTACCGCCTTTGACGCAGAAATCATGAAATATTACCATCAGCTGGCTGATGAGGCGGGCAGCCTGAATTTTGATTATGTGGAAAAGCTGACCGAAGCTTTTGTGATCGCGGCCGATAAAATTGCCAATGCTGAACAAAAGCCATTCTGGAAAGAAGGAGATAAATATGAGTCAGCCGGAAAGGAGCTTTATGGACGTTAG
- a CDS encoding serine hydrolase, translated as MQKFFYFISLLLSVVLISCNSSTPQEKTIAQLQADIEAELAKTEGNFAVAFKNLQEPEEELLINAKESFHAASTMKTPVLLEVYKQAQAGIFSLDDSLTVKNEFKSIVDSSLYSLNPEDDSYSLLYEQVGERQSIRDLTYNMIIASSNLATNIVIELVGAQNTTQSMRDLGANDIQVLRGVEDTKAYQQGLSNTTTAYDLMLMFEVIARGEAVSKEASQEMIDILLDQKFNEIIPAQLPNGVKVAHKTGWITGVHHDSGIVFLPDGRKYVLVLLSKNLADEDAGVETLATVSKMIYEYMHP; from the coding sequence ATGCAAAAATTCTTTTACTTCATCTCTCTCTTACTTTCTGTAGTATTGATCTCTTGTAATTCTTCCACTCCCCAGGAAAAAACTATTGCCCAATTACAAGCCGACATAGAAGCGGAACTGGCCAAAACGGAAGGAAATTTTGCTGTGGCTTTCAAAAATCTGCAGGAGCCGGAAGAAGAGTTGCTGATCAATGCCAAAGAAAGTTTTCATGCCGCCAGCACCATGAAAACGCCCGTTTTGCTGGAAGTCTATAAGCAGGCCCAAGCCGGTATCTTCAGCCTGGATGATTCATTGACCGTCAAAAACGAATTCAAAAGCATTGTAGACAGCAGCTTATATTCGCTAAACCCGGAAGATGATTCCTACAGTTTGCTTTATGAGCAGGTGGGTGAAAGGCAAAGCATACGCGATCTCACTTACAACATGATCATCGCCAGCAGTAATCTGGCCACCAATATTGTGATTGAACTGGTGGGCGCACAAAACACGACCCAAAGCATGCGGGACCTGGGCGCCAACGACATTCAGGTGCTGCGTGGCGTGGAAGATACCAAAGCTTACCAGCAGGGCCTTAGTAATACGACCACCGCATATGATTTAATGCTGATGTTTGAAGTCATTGCCCGGGGAGAAGCAGTGAGTAAGGAAGCCAGCCAGGAAATGATAGACATACTACTGGATCAGAAATTCAATGAGATCATTCCTGCTCAATTACCAAATGGCGTAAAAGTAGCGCATAAGACCGGCTGGATCACCGGCGTGCATCATGATTCGGGCATCGTCTTCCTGCCGGATGGACGCAAATATGTGCTGGTGCTGCTTTCCAAAAACCTGGCTGATGAAGACGCAGGTGTAGAAACGCTGGCTACGGTTTCTAAAATGATCTATGAATATATGCACCCCTGA